The Thermodesulfobacteriota bacterium nucleotide sequence TAACAGGGAACCGGGAACCGGGCACACCCCGAAGGGGAAGAACCGGGAGCGCCGGCGCAGGCGGACGATTCGACGAGAAGGCGCGCGACATGCCGAGAAAGAGCGGATTCGTGGGGCGATTCTTCCAGTTCTTCCGCTGGTACCTGGTGCTGCTGGCGCTGGCGGCCCACGTGGCCCTGGCGGGGGCGGTGGTGCTGGTGCTCGTCCTCGGCCCGGGGCGGTCCCTCGAAGCCGCCAAGGCTGCCGCGCGCAAGGTCAGGGCGCTGGCCCAGGGCGAGGTCGAGCGCCTGGAGAAGGCGCGAGAGGCACGCGTCGAGGGCCTGCTCGGGGAGGCGGTGCCGGACGTCTTCCGGTTTCGCGACCTGCCCGATGCCCGCTCCGCCACGCTCGGCTATGGGCGGGTGCTCACGGTGCGTCCGGGGGCCCCGTTTGCCCGCCCGAGCCAGGCGGCCCGAGCCGCCCGCAACGGGGACGTGATCGAGATCGCCGGTGGCGACTACCCGGGCGACACGGCGATCTGGTCCGCAAACGACCTCCTGATCCGCGCCGTGGGCGGCGTGGCGAGACTCAATCCGGCCGGCGCCGCGCTTCCCCAGCACAAGGCCATCTGGATCGTCCAAGGGAACAACATCCGCATCGAGAACGTGGAGTTCGCGCATGCCCGCAGCCGCGACAGGAACGGCGCCGGCATCCGCGCGGAAGGGGACGCGCTGCACGTGGTGTCGTGCTTCTTCCACGACAACGAGTCGGGGTTGATGACGAGCAACCACGCCGGGGCCCGGCTGCGCGTGGAGTACTCGGAGTTTGCCAGGAACGGCCACCCTTCGGGGCAGGCCCACCAGATCTACGTCGGGACCATCGACGAGCTCGAGCTCCGGGGCAACTACATCCACGAAACGCTGATCGGCTCTGCGGTCAAGAGCCGCGCGCGCCGGTCCACGATCCTGTACAACCGGATCGTGGACGAGGGGCGCGGGCGCAGCAACTACACCATCGACCTCTCCGTGGGCGGCGAGGCGTACGTGGTGGGAAACGTCCTCCAGCAGGGGCCGGCCACGGAGAACTACACGCTGGTCACCTTTGCGCCGGAGGGGCTGCGCTGGGATCGGAACCACCTGCTCGTGGCGCACAACACCATCGTAAACGACCGCTCGGACGGCAACTTCGTCCGCAACCACTCGCGGGAGAAGGCCCTCGTCGTCAACAATCTGCTCCTCGGGAAGGGGAGCCCGGCCGAAGGGCCGGCCGTGCTCGTGGGCAACCTGGTCGACGCCGGCAAGGGCTTGTTCGGCCGCTTCGACGCGTCGCTGGGAGGGCTGCCCGGCAGCGGCGAGAACCGGTTCGCCGAGGACGTGGAGGTCGCGGACCGGTCTTCGTACGATTACCGCCTCCGGCCCGGTTCGCCCGCGGTGGACGCGGCGGCGCCCCTGCCGTCCGACGCGGCGAAGACGTGGGAACCTTTGCACGAGTACCGCCACCCGTTACGGGTGGAGCTTCGTCCCATGGCGGGAGCCCCAGACGTGGGCGCACACGAGTACGCGCCGTAGCGCTCGGGAAGACCCCTTGCCGCCCCGCAGACCGGGATGCGCCGATTTGTGTTGACCGGCGCAAGGGTTGATCCGTAAAGTTTCCCACATGGGAAGTTCTCTCTTGCGCTGGACCCTTGCGCTCCTCCTCGCCTTCGCCGTGCCCGCCTGGGCTGCGGCGGCAGAGCTGTCTGCCGCGGACCGCCGCAATTGCTGCGGGGAGAGCTGTCCTGCCGGCGGCGAGGGGGCCGACATGGGGTGCACCTCGTGTTGCGGCCACGCCCTGTGGGTAAACCCCGGCGCGGCGCTCCAAGCCGCGGGTGAGGGGGAAGCCCCGGAATCTCCACAGCTCGCGCTCACCCCCCAGGCGTGTTCCTCCCCTCCGGAACGACCCCCCCGAGCTTCGTAAGTTTCCCGCCAAAGCCGGAGTTCCGCGGCTTCGCCGCGCCCGCTCTCCCGTGCAGGCCCTGCAGGAAAGTGTGTGACGGCGGGCGCAAGCCTGGATGCCCCAGGCCCTCGATCGGCTCCTACCCACCACCTTCGTGAGGAAACGCCATGAAGAAGAAGCACCTTCTCGCCCTTGCGGGCGCTGCCCTGGCCGTGGTCGCGGTGGCCGCCATCGCCGCCGTCAACCTCAAGAGCGGGCCCCTGCCCCTCCAAGTCAACGACGTGCGCTCCGACCCCGCCGCCTTCCAGGGGACCCTGACCGTCGTAGGCATCATGGCGGCGGTCTCCCCCACCGACCCGGCGATCTTTGGGGTGATGGACAAGAGCGAGCTCCTGTGCAACTCGCCCAACTGCAACAAGTTCTACCTCCCCGTGCGCTACGAGGGGCCCAGGCCGGCCCACGGCGACGAGGTGGAGGTGACGGGCACCTTCACCCACGGCGGGCGGCTCCTCACCGCCACCGCGGTGAAGACTCTGCGAAATCACAAGATCTAGGCCGGAGGGCAATCGAATGAACGCCAGCCGGCTCGTCTTTCGCAACATGACCCGGCGGCGGGGCCGCCTCGTGCTCACCCTGTTGGGGATCACGGTGGGCATCGCCTCGCTCGTCACCTTCCTCTCCCTGGGCGCGAGCCTCCAGCGGGAGATCCGCCGGGAGGCCCACGCCCTCGGGGCCGACCTGGTGGTGGCCCCCAAGGGCTCGTGCGCCTATGAGCAGGTCTCGATCCTCACGGGCGACCAGCTTCCGGTGACCATCACCATGGACGAGGTGCGCACCATCGCCTCCCTGCCGGGCCTCACCGCGGTGCCGCTGCTCACGGAGAAGACGGCGGTGCGAAACCGCCCGGTCCCCGTGGTGGGGACCGACCTCGCGCTCCTCTCCCGCCTCAAGGGCTGGCGTCTGGCCCAGGGGCGCCTGCCGGACCTCCCGGACCAGCCGGGGCTGGTGGCGGGGTCGGCCGCGGCCGAGGACGGCGGGCTCGGGCTGGGGGATACGGTGACCATCCGGGGCCAGGCCCTGCCGGTGCTGGGCATCCTGGCCGAGACCCGGTCCCGGGACGACACGGGCCTGTTCCTCCCCCTGGAGCTCGCCCAGGAGCTCTTCGGCGTGGGGGACCGGGTGTCTTTCGTGGCCGTGCAGGTGGACGACGTGAGCCGCACCGGCGATTACGTGCTGGCCATCCGGGAGGCGACCGCCCTGGGGGTGGTCTCCGACGAGCAGATGCTCCAGTCGGTGCTCTCGGTGGTGGGCACGGTGAGCTTCACCGTGCAGCTCATCGCCGCCGTGGCGGTGCTGGCGGCGGCCTTCGGCATCGTGAACACGATGCTCACGGCAACCTACGAGCGCCGCCGGGAGATCGGCATCCTCCAGGCCCTGGGCGCCCGCCGGGGAACCATCTTCCGCCTGTTCCTGGTGGAATCGGGTTGCTACGGCGTGCTGGGGGGCTTCATCGGGGTCGCAACCGGGGCACTGGCGTCCCTCTTCTTGGCCCCCTACGTGGGACAGAACGCGTTTACCGCCTTCGTCAAGGGCAGCGCGGGCGGCCTCGATCCGGCCACGGCGGCCGGGTCGATCCTCTTTTCTCTCGCCGTCGCCCTCGTGGCCGGGACCTACCCCGCCTGGAAGGCGGCCGGGCTCGCGCCCGTGGAGGCCATCCGCTATGAGTGACGTCGCCATCCGCGCCGAAGACGTGCGCAAGACCTACCAGAAGGGACGCATCCCCACCGAGGCCCTCCGGGGGGTGAGCCTGGACATCCCCCGGGGCGCCTTTGCGTGCATCGTGGGGCCCTCGGGGCACGGCAAGAGCACCCTCATGCACCTCCTGGGGGGCCTGGACCGACCCACTGCGGGGCGCATCTGGGTGGCGGGAGACGAGCTGACCGGCCTCTCCCACCACGCCCTGGCCGATCTGCGGGCCCGCCGCATCGGGTTCGTCTTCCAGTTCTTCAACCTGCTCGACGGGCTCACCTCCGCCGAGAACGTGGGGGTCGCCATGATGTTCGGCACGAGCCCCAAGAAGGAGCGGGCCGGCCGCGCCCGGGAGCTCCTGGAGCTCGTGGGGCTGGGAGAGAAAGCCGAAGCCCCGCCCTCGGAGCTCTCGGGGGGACAGCAGCAGCGGGTGGCCATTGCCCGCGCCCTGGCCAACGACCCCGAGATCCTCCTCATGGACGAGCCCACGGGGAACCTGGACTC carries:
- a CDS encoding right-handed parallel beta-helix repeat-containing protein; its protein translation is MPRKSGFVGRFFQFFRWYLVLLALAAHVALAGAVVLVLVLGPGRSLEAAKAAARKVRALAQGEVERLEKAREARVEGLLGEAVPDVFRFRDLPDARSATLGYGRVLTVRPGAPFARPSQAARAARNGDVIEIAGGDYPGDTAIWSANDLLIRAVGGVARLNPAGAALPQHKAIWIVQGNNIRIENVEFAHARSRDRNGAGIRAEGDALHVVSCFFHDNESGLMTSNHAGARLRVEYSEFARNGHPSGQAHQIYVGTIDELELRGNYIHETLIGSAVKSRARRSTILYNRIVDEGRGRSNYTIDLSVGGEAYVVGNVLQQGPATENYTLVTFAPEGLRWDRNHLLVAHNTIVNDRSDGNFVRNHSREKALVVNNLLLGKGSPAEGPAVLVGNLVDAGKGLFGRFDASLGGLPGSGENRFAEDVEVADRSSYDYRLRPGSPAVDAAAPLPSDAAKTWEPLHEYRHPLRVELRPMAGAPDVGAHEYAP
- a CDS encoding ABC transporter permease — its product is MNASRLVFRNMTRRRGRLVLTLLGITVGIASLVTFLSLGASLQREIRREAHALGADLVVAPKGSCAYEQVSILTGDQLPVTITMDEVRTIASLPGLTAVPLLTEKTAVRNRPVPVVGTDLALLSRLKGWRLAQGRLPDLPDQPGLVAGSAAAEDGGLGLGDTVTIRGQALPVLGILAETRSRDDTGLFLPLELAQELFGVGDRVSFVAVQVDDVSRTGDYVLAIREATALGVVSDEQMLQSVLSVVGTVSFTVQLIAAVAVLAAAFGIVNTMLTATYERRREIGILQALGARRGTIFRLFLVESGCYGVLGGFIGVATGALASLFLAPYVGQNAFTAFVKGSAGGLDPATAAGSILFSLAVALVAGTYPAWKAAGLAPVEAIRYE
- a CDS encoding ABC transporter ATP-binding protein, giving the protein MSDVAIRAEDVRKTYQKGRIPTEALRGVSLDIPRGAFACIVGPSGHGKSTLMHLLGGLDRPTAGRIWVAGDELTGLSHHALADLRARRIGFVFQFFNLLDGLTSAENVGVAMMFGTSPKKERAGRARELLELVGLGEKAEAPPSELSGGQQQRVAIARALANDPEILLMDEPTGNLDSESEAGVLGTIRTLHRRGKTVVVVTHNPDIAAQADLVFTVRDGRLANTAEPERMRACGGAG